A genome region from Eurosta solidaginis isolate ZX-2024a chromosome 2, ASM4086904v1, whole genome shotgun sequence includes the following:
- the ppk10 gene encoding LOW QUALITY PROTEIN: acid-sensing ion channel 5 (The sequence of the model RefSeq protein was modified relative to this genomic sequence to represent the inferred CDS: substituted 1 base at 1 genomic stop codon): protein MTTTPTHGCKRIFWFLLIIVSIGMCIYTGLQAIDRWQHKSTVMGLARDYYFWRTPVPSLTVCPMRRLNQELFDKYCAKKKITGQPKEDLQIFLETLANSTYVNFANITVRPSIDNTLDRLRLRPAQYMSLIYNLTQDFTQMEDENELIKLNDGFRNFVVRQVVTEFGICYLGNSYLSDEYSARYSILGKYPKINKEHFKMLLGSYFDNVLLILSVPKTFESIGVFIHSAHDALKIEQKFFYTNEAVYYKADSXNISRATTVSQRQCRFPHESNLEHFKLYTKSFCMQECRLNLVYKKCKCIPHFYPNRIPKPKPVCSYATLKSCVAKNAEYFRRLKSLAHKSRKTVNCNCMDSCYNSIVVIKNVDVLANLNVFQTGFTVGLEVTTWPLELLKRQVIFTFTDLLVSVGGAAGLFLGFSVLGAIEFFYYFTLRLIWFLRGYRT, encoded by the exons atgacaactacaccaacacatgGTTGTAAACG TATATTCTGGTTTCTACTTATAATCGTATCTATCGGAATGTGCATCTATACGGGACTACAAGCGATAGATAGGTGGCAACATAAAAGCACCGTTATGGGTTTGGCACGTGATTATTACTTTTGGCGTACACCAGTGCCCAGTCTTACAGTTTGTCCCATGCGTCGACTTAATCAAGAACTCTTCGACAAATACTGCGC CAAAAAGAAAATCACTGGCCAACCAAAAGAGGATCTGCAAATTTTTCTTGAGACTTTAGCCAACTCAACTTATGTGAACTTTGCCAATATAACAGTACGTCCGAGCATCGATAACACTTTGGATCGTTTGCGTTTGCGACCTGCTCAATATATGTCGTTGATATATAATTTGACACAAGATTTTACACAAATGGAAGATGAGAATGAGCTCATCAAACTTAATGATGGTTTCCGAAACTTTGTTGTACGTCAAGTAGTGACCGAGTTTGGTATTTGCTATTTGGGTAATAGCTACTTAAGTGATGAATATTCGGCACGCTATTCAATACTTGGAAAATATCCGAAAATAAATAAGGAACACTTTAAAATGTTACTGGGTAGCTATTTTGATAATGTGCTGTTGATATTATCGGTGCCGAAGACTTTCGAAAGTATTGGG gtTTTCATACACTCTGCACACGATGCCTTGAAGATCGAGCAAAAGTTTTTCTATACGAACGAGGCGGTTTACTATAAGGCAGA TTCTTAAAATATTTCTAGAGCAACTACTGTATCCCAACGACAATGCCGCTTCCCTCACGAATCGAACTTAGAACATTTCAAACTTTACACAAAAAGCTTTTGCATGCAGGAATGCCGCCTTAATCTGGTTTATAAAAAATGCAAATGCATTCCTCATTTCTATCCTAATAGAA ttCCCAAGCCGAAACCGGTGTGCTCTTATGCCACGCTAAAATCTTGCGTTGCTAAAAATGCAG AGTACTTCCGCCGTCTGAAAAGCTTGGCACATAAATCCCGTAAGACCGTTAATTGCAACTGCATGGACTCTTGTTACAACAGTATTGTTGTGATAAAAAATGTCGAT GTTTTGGCGAATCTAAACGTATTTCAAACTGGCTTCACTGTGGGACTCGAAGTGACTACATGGCCATTGGAGTTGCTAAAACGGCAAGTGATTTTTACCTTCACGGATTTGTTGG TTTCTGTTGGTGGAGCTGCTGGACTTTTTCTTGGATTCAGCGTTTTGGgtgcaattgaatttttttattatttcacattACGTTTAATTTGGTTCTTAAGAGGCTACAGAACCTAA
- the loh gene encoding thrombospondin type-1 domain-containing protein 4 isoform X2, translating to MFKKVVLAFMAIHATGIITGLSANSGSVSCGGLICRPITGIYTRDPLPEDAYVHVATIPAGASNISITELGNSINLLVLRTPDQKYIFNGDNMASDSGTYEAVGAVFDYHRIDGLQHGDGVTEWVTCLGPIRDMLELMIYSKSKNPGIKYEYLLPITSDSEENELSVESEGFLKNGPEESFASNARSGRRRRFNWKVVGFSSCSKSCGGGIQTPIVRCVRENPIRYYSQRRCLHSEKPMLNENLLRCNTQPCPAYWRIEEWSDCHCQQGEGYRGRDISCVQELASGIVIHVDSSACEDETPIQRKQCDCPKARRRSYAARYRTAQHAHTSPNETNNYRGRDKSDKSGTWLMSDWNQYCSAECGAGIEYRTIFCDRSKPNTDRCDPHTTPELQRPCERASECVKGEWFAGPWSQCNGNCFNLTRTRPIYCIHNLEIVGDENCKPEQKPQLSENCLHEEVEYCGPRWHYSEWTECTKPCDGGTQRRSVKCLEYSEREGAMVDSMKCRYSLREPIYRSCNTHKCEEPQLELLQNDVASPCVDQFNNCPWAVKAKLCNYDYYSQHCCYSCSVA from the exons ATGTTCAAAAAGGTGGTGCTTGCTTTTATG GCTATCCATGCCACAGGCATCATCACAGGACTATCTGCCAACAGCGGTTCGGTAAGTTGTGGGGGCTTAATTTGTCGCCCAATAACCGGCATATATACACGTGATCCATTACCTGAAGATGCTTATGTGCACGTAGCTACAATACCGGCGGGTGCATCGAATATCTCCATAACTGAACTAGGAAACAGCATAAATTTActag TGCTGCGTACACCcgatcaaaaatatatatttaatggtGATAATATGGCGTCGGATAGTGGCACCTATGAAGCTGTAGGCGCTGTTTTCGACTATCATCGCATCGATGGACTACAGCATGGAGATGGAGTTACGGAGTGGGTAACTTGTTTGGGCCCGATAAGAGACATGTTGGAGTTGATG ATATACAGCAAGTCTAAGAATCCGGGCATCAAATATGAGTATTTGCTGCCAATAACCTCAGATTCCGAGGAAAATGAGCTGTCAGTGGAGAGCGAGGGTTTTTTGAAAAATGGCCCAGAGGAAAGTTTCGCCAGCAATGCACGCTCGGGACGTAGACGACGTTTCAATTGGAAAGTTGTTGGCTTTAGCTCGTGCTCGAAGAGTTGCGGTGGTGGCATACAAACACCCATTGTGCGCTGTGTACGGGAGAATCCCATACGTTACTACTCACAGCGACGTTGTTTGCATTCGGAAAAACCTATGTTAAATGAAAATCTTTTGCGTTGCAATACACAACCCTGTCCCGCCTATTGGCGCATTGAAGAATGGAGCGATTGCCATTGTCAACAGGGCGAAGGTTATCGAGGGCGTGATATTAGCTGTGTACAAGAGCTCGCCTCTGGTATTGTCATACACGTAGATAGCTCAGCTTGTGAAGATGAGACGCCGATACAACGTAAGCAATGTGATTGCCCAAAGGCTAGACGGCGTTCATATGCGGCACGCTATCGTACAGCGCAACATGCTCACACATCACCCAATGAAACAAATAATTATCGTGGACGTGATAAAAGTGATAAATCTGGTACTTGGTTAATGTCCGACTGGAATCAATATTGTTCTGCAGAATGTGGTGCAGGTATTGAATATCGTACAATATTTTGTGATCGTTCAAAACCGAATACCGATCGTTGCGATCCGCATACAACACCCGAACTACAGCGACCTTGCGAGCGAGCAAGTGAATGTGTGAAGGGTGAATGGTTTGCTGGACCTTGGTCTCAATGCAATGGAAACTGTTTCAATTTAACACGTACGCGTCCCATTTATTGCATACACAATTTAGAGATTGTAGGCGATGAGAATTGTAAGCCGGAGCAGAAGCCGCAATTATCGGAAAATTGTCTACACGAAGAGGTGGAATATTGCGGACCGCGTTGGCATTACTCCGAGTGGACGGAG TGTACGAAACCCTGCGATGGTGGCACTCAGCGGCGTTCGGTTAAATGTTTGGAGTACAGTGAGCGGGAAGGTGCTATGGTAGATTCTATGAAGTGTCGTTACTCATTACGTGAACCAATCTATCGCAGCTGTAATACGCATAAGTGTGAAG aaCCCCAATTGGAACTTCTACAAAATGATGTTGCCTCTCCATGTGTGGACCAGTTTAATAACTGTCCATGGGCCGTGAAGGCGAAACTCTGCAATTACGATTACTACAGTCAACATTGTTGTTACTCTTGCAGTGTTGcctaa